Proteins encoded by one window of Enterobacter hormaechei subsp. xiangfangensis:
- a CDS encoding sulfate ABC transporter substrate-binding protein: MAVTVLKKGSLALAGLLLVAQAQATELLNSSYDVSRELFAALNPAFEQQWAKENNGDKLTIKQSHAGSSKQALAILQGLKADVVTYNQVTDVQILHDKGKLIPADWQSRLPNNSSPFYSTMGFLVRKGNPKNIHDWNDLVRSDVKLIFPNPKTSGNARYTYLAAWGAADKADGNDKAKTEQFMTQFLKNVEVFDTGGRGATTTFAERGLGDVLISFESEVNNIRKQYEAQGFEVVIPKTNILAEFPVAWVDKNVKANGTDKAAKAYLNYLYSPQAQTVITDYYYRVNNPDVMNKLKDKFPQTELFRVEDHFGAWPEVMKTHFASGGELDKLLAAGRK, encoded by the coding sequence ATGGCCGTTACTGTACTGAAAAAAGGATCGCTGGCACTGGCAGGTTTACTGCTGGTGGCGCAGGCGCAGGCAACCGAGTTGCTGAACAGTTCTTATGATGTTTCGCGCGAGCTGTTTGCCGCCCTTAATCCCGCATTTGAACAGCAGTGGGCGAAAGAGAACAACGGCGACAAGCTGACCATCAAACAGTCGCACGCTGGCTCATCCAAGCAGGCGCTGGCCATTTTGCAGGGGCTGAAAGCCGATGTGGTGACCTACAACCAGGTCACGGATGTGCAGATCCTGCACGACAAAGGCAAGCTGATCCCGGCGGACTGGCAAAGCCGCCTGCCGAACAACAGTTCGCCGTTCTACTCCACCATGGGCTTCCTGGTGCGCAAGGGCAACCCGAAAAACATACACGACTGGAACGACCTGGTGCGTTCTGACGTCAAGCTGATCTTCCCGAATCCGAAAACCTCCGGCAACGCACGTTACACCTATCTGGCGGCGTGGGGCGCGGCGGACAAAGCTGACGGTAACGATAAAGCGAAAACCGAACAGTTTATGACCCAGTTCCTGAAAAACGTCGAGGTGTTTGATACCGGCGGCCGGGGCGCAACCACCACTTTCGCCGAGCGCGGGCTGGGCGACGTGCTGATCAGCTTTGAATCCGAAGTGAACAATATTCGTAAACAGTACGAAGCGCAGGGCTTCGAAGTGGTTATCCCGAAAACCAACATTCTGGCCGAGTTCCCGGTGGCGTGGGTGGATAAAAACGTCAAAGCCAACGGCACTGATAAAGCGGCAAAAGCCTATCTCAACTATCTGTACAGCCCGCAGGCGCAGACGGTGATTACTGACTATTACTACCGCGTTAATAATCCGGACGTGATGAACAAGCTGAAAGACAAATTCCCGCAGACCGAGCTGTTCCGCGTGGAAGACCATTTCGGTGCCTGGCCTGAGGTGATGAAAACGCATTTTGCCAGCGGCGGTGAGTTAGACAAATTGCTGGCGGCGGGGCGTAAGTAA
- a CDS encoding Dyp-type peroxidase, protein MSQVQSGILPEHCRAAIWIEANVKGDVDALRAASKVFVDKLATFQAKFPEAHLGAVVAFGNTVWRQLSGGEGAEELKDFIPYGKGLAPATQYDVLIHILSLRHDVNFSIAQAAIEAFGDSIDVQEEIHGFRWVEERDLSGFVDGTENPAGEETRREVAVIKDGVDAGGSYVFVQRWEHNLRQLNRMSVHDQEMMIGRTKDANEEIDGDARPVTSHLSRVDLKEDGKGLKIVRQSLPYGTASGTHGLYFCAYCARLYNIEQQLLSMFGDTDGKRDAMLRFTRPVTGGYYFAPSVERLLAL, encoded by the coding sequence ATGTCTCAGGTTCAGAGTGGCATTTTGCCAGAACATTGCCGCGCGGCGATTTGGATTGAAGCCAACGTCAAAGGGGATGTGGATGCCCTGCGCGCGGCCAGCAAAGTTTTCGTTGATAAACTGGCCACCTTCCAGGCCAAATTCCCCGAAGCCCATCTGGGCGCGGTGGTTGCCTTTGGCAATACCGTCTGGCGTCAGCTGAGCGGCGGCGAAGGCGCAGAAGAGCTGAAAGATTTTATTCCTTATGGCAAAGGTCTTGCGCCCGCCACCCAGTATGACGTCCTGATCCATATCCTCTCCCTGCGCCATGACGTGAACTTCTCCATCGCTCAGGCAGCGATTGAGGCCTTTGGTGACAGCATCGACGTGCAGGAAGAGATCCACGGTTTCCGCTGGGTGGAAGAGCGCGATTTGAGCGGCTTCGTCGACGGCACCGAAAACCCGGCCGGGGAAGAGACGCGTCGCGAGGTGGCTGTAATCAAGGATGGCGTGGACGCGGGCGGCAGCTACGTGTTCGTCCAGCGCTGGGAGCATAACCTCAGGCAGCTCAACCGCATGAGCGTGCATGACCAGGAGATGATGATTGGCCGCACCAAAGACGCCAATGAAGAGATTGACGGCGATGCGCGTCCGGTCACGTCCCACCTGTCCCGCGTTGACCTTAAAGAAGACGGTAAGGGGCTGAAGATTGTTCGCCAGAGCCTGCCGTACGGCACCGCGAGCGGTACGCACGGCCTGTACTTCTGCGCTTACTGCGCGCGGCTCTACAACATCGAACAGCAGCTGCTGAGCATGTTTGGCGATACCGACGGCAAGCGTGACGCCATGCTGCGCTTCACCCGTCCGGTGACTGGCGGCTACTACTTTGCGCCGTCCGTTGAGCGCCTGCTGGCGCTGTAA
- a CDS encoding RpoE-regulated lipoprotein, whose product MKSLRLLLCALPLALTGCSTLSSINWSAAYPWNWFGSSTEVTEQGVGKITASTALDQDAIQDAIGSDYRLRSGMKTENGNIVRYFEALKDDKVAMVINGDKGTVNRIAVMDEEIPTSGGVKIGTPFGELYQKAFGHCASVPSEESVAVECKADGSQHISYVFSGTWNGPEGLMPSDDTLKKWKVSKIIWKQ is encoded by the coding sequence ATGAAATCGCTGCGTTTACTTTTATGCGCTCTCCCGCTGGCGTTAACCGGCTGTTCCACGCTCTCATCCATCAACTGGTCTGCGGCCTATCCGTGGAACTGGTTTGGATCCTCAACGGAAGTGACCGAGCAGGGCGTGGGCAAAATTACCGCCTCGACGGCGCTGGATCAGGATGCCATTCAGGATGCCATCGGCAGTGATTATCGCCTGCGCAGCGGCATGAAAACCGAGAACGGCAACATCGTGCGCTATTTCGAAGCGTTGAAAGATGACAAGGTGGCAATGGTCATCAACGGCGATAAAGGTACGGTCAACCGCATTGCGGTGATGGATGAAGAGATCCCGACCTCAGGTGGCGTGAAGATAGGTACGCCGTTTGGCGAGCTCTACCAGAAAGCGTTTGGCCACTGCGCCAGTGTGCCGTCGGAGGAGAGCGTGGCGGTCGAGTGTAAGGCCGACGGCAGCCAGCACATTAGCTATGTATTCAGCGGCACCTGGAACGGTCCGGAAGGGTTAATGCCGTCTGACGACACCCTGAAAAAGTGGAAAGTGAGCAAAATTATCTGGAAGCAGTAA
- a CDS encoding DUF2919 domain-containing protein, giving the protein MKSTEFHPGDYDVHGRLRLPFLFWCVLLLQARTWVLFVMAGASRGQGDTLLNLFYPDHDAFWLGLLPGVPAVLAFLCSGRRQFLPRFWRALRWLLILAQVVLLVWQPVLWLYGEPLSGIGIALVVADIVALLWLVTNPRLRACFTQESD; this is encoded by the coding sequence ATGAAGAGTACTGAGTTCCACCCTGGCGACTATGATGTTCACGGTCGTCTGCGTCTGCCTTTTTTGTTCTGGTGCGTTCTGCTGTTGCAGGCCCGCACCTGGGTGCTGTTCGTGATGGCTGGCGCGTCGCGCGGGCAGGGCGATACGCTACTGAATCTCTTTTATCCCGATCACGATGCGTTCTGGCTGGGGTTACTGCCCGGTGTACCGGCGGTGCTGGCGTTCCTGTGCAGCGGACGGCGGCAGTTCCTCCCGCGCTTCTGGCGCGCACTTCGCTGGCTATTGATTCTGGCGCAGGTTGTGCTCCTGGTCTGGCAGCCCGTGCTCTGGCTGTACGGCGAGCCGCTTTCGGGTATCGGGATTGCGCTGGTGGTGGCGGATATTGTCGCGCTGCTGTGGCTGGTCACGAATCCCCGTTTACGCGCCTGTTTTACGCAAGAGTCAGATTAA
- a CDS encoding GNAT family acetyltransferase, whose protein sequence is MEIRVFRQEDFEEVITLWERCDLLRPWNDPEMDIERKVNHDVSLFLVAEVNGEVVGTVMGGYDGHRGSAYYLGVHPEYRARGIANALLNRLEKKLIARGCPKIQIMVREDNDVVLGMYERLGYEHADVLTLGKRLIEDEEY, encoded by the coding sequence ATGGAGATACGCGTTTTTCGCCAGGAAGATTTCGAAGAGGTGATCACCCTTTGGGAGCGCTGCGATCTGCTGCGTCCATGGAACGATCCGGAGATGGACATCGAACGGAAGGTGAATCACGACGTCAGTCTGTTTCTGGTCGCTGAGGTCAACGGCGAAGTAGTCGGGACAGTGATGGGCGGGTACGACGGCCACCGCGGCTCGGCCTACTATCTGGGCGTGCACCCGGAATACCGCGCGCGCGGCATCGCCAACGCGCTGCTTAACCGTCTGGAAAAGAAGCTGATCGCCCGCGGCTGTCCGAAAATCCAGATCATGGTGCGGGAAGATAACGACGTGGTGCTGGGCATGTATGAACGCCTGGGCTACGAGCATGCGGATGTACTGACGCTGGGTAAGCGCCTGATCGAAGATGAAGAGTACTGA
- the amiA gene encoding N-acetylmuramoyl-L-alanine amidase AmiA, translating to MSTFKPLKALTSRRQVLKAGLAALTLTGIAKQAQAKDESTLKTSNGHSKPKTKKAGAKRLVMLDPGHGGIDTGAIGRNGSKEKHVVLAIAKNVRAILRSNGIDARLTRTGDTFIPLYDRVEIAHKHGADLFMSIHADGFTNPSAAGASVFALSNRGASSAMAKYLSDRENRADEVAGKKATDKDHLLQQVLFDLVQTDTIKNSLTLGSHILKRIKPVHRLHSKSTEQAAFVVLKSPSIPSVLVETSFITNPEEERLLGTTAFRQKIANAIASGVISYFNWFDNQKAHSRKR from the coding sequence ATGAGCACATTCAAACCATTAAAAGCACTCACATCGCGTCGTCAGGTTCTCAAAGCGGGGCTGGCGGCCTTAACGTTAACGGGCATCGCAAAGCAGGCTCAGGCAAAAGACGAGAGCACGCTTAAAACCAGTAACGGACACAGCAAACCGAAAACCAAAAAAGCCGGCGCAAAGCGTCTGGTCATGCTCGATCCAGGCCACGGCGGGATCGACACCGGCGCCATTGGCCGAAACGGTTCGAAAGAAAAACACGTCGTGCTGGCAATTGCAAAAAATGTGCGCGCAATTTTACGCAGCAACGGTATTGACGCCCGCCTGACGCGCACGGGCGACACGTTTATCCCACTGTACGATCGCGTGGAGATTGCCCACAAGCACGGCGCAGACCTGTTTATGTCCATTCACGCGGATGGCTTCACAAACCCTTCCGCCGCAGGCGCCTCGGTGTTCGCTCTCTCCAACCGTGGCGCCAGTAGCGCCATGGCGAAATACCTCTCCGATCGTGAAAACCGGGCGGATGAAGTGGCCGGGAAAAAAGCTACCGACAAAGACCATCTGTTACAGCAGGTTCTGTTTGATCTCGTGCAGACCGATACCATCAAAAACAGCCTGACGCTCGGCTCGCATATCCTTAAACGGATTAAGCCCGTGCACCGTCTGCACAGCAAAAGCACCGAGCAGGCCGCGTTTGTGGTGCTGAAGTCCCCGTCCATACCGTCCGTGCTGGTGGAAACCTCGTTCATTACCAACCCGGAAGAAGAGCGTTTACTCGGCACCACGGCGTTTCGTCAGAAGATCGCGAACGCCATCGCCTCCGGGGTCATCAGTTATTTCAACTGGTTCGATAATCAAAAAGCGCACTCCAGGAAACGTTGA
- the hemF gene encoding oxygen-dependent coproporphyrinogen oxidase: MKPNAQLVKTFLMQLQDAICQKLSAADGGEFQEDAWQREAGGGGRSRVLRNGGIFEQAGVNFSHVHGDAMPASATAHRPELAGRSFEAMGVSLVVHPHNPFVPTSHANVRFFIAEKPGADPVWWFGGGFDLTPYYGFEEDAVHWHTTARDLCLPFGEDVYPKYKKWCDDYFYLKHRDEQRGIGGLFFDDLNTPDFDTAFSFMRAVGEGFTNAYIPIVERRKDTDYGVREREFQLYRRGRYVEFNLVWDRGTLFGLQTGGRTESILMSMPPLVRWEYSYAPKEGSPEAALSEFIRVRDWV, from the coding sequence ATGAAACCGAATGCACAGCTGGTCAAAACTTTCCTGATGCAGCTACAGGACGCGATTTGCCAGAAACTTTCCGCCGCAGACGGCGGTGAATTCCAGGAAGACGCCTGGCAGCGCGAAGCGGGCGGCGGCGGGCGCAGCCGCGTGCTGCGTAACGGCGGTATTTTTGAACAGGCCGGGGTCAACTTCTCCCACGTCCACGGTGATGCAATGCCAGCGTCCGCCACGGCGCATCGGCCTGAACTGGCGGGCCGCAGCTTCGAGGCGATGGGCGTCTCGCTGGTAGTGCATCCGCATAACCCGTTTGTGCCAACCAGCCACGCCAACGTGCGCTTTTTCATCGCGGAAAAACCGGGGGCCGATCCGGTCTGGTGGTTTGGTGGCGGTTTCGACTTAACGCCTTACTATGGCTTCGAAGAGGACGCCGTGCACTGGCACACCACCGCGCGCGACCTCTGCCTGCCGTTTGGCGAAGACGTTTACCCGAAATACAAAAAATGGTGCGATGACTATTTCTATCTGAAGCACCGCGACGAGCAGCGCGGCATCGGCGGACTGTTCTTTGACGATCTCAACACCCCGGATTTTGATACCGCATTCAGCTTTATGCGCGCGGTGGGTGAAGGCTTTACCAACGCCTATATTCCGATTGTCGAACGCCGCAAAGACACCGACTACGGCGTGCGCGAGCGTGAGTTCCAGCTTTACCGCCGCGGGCGCTACGTGGAGTTTAACCTGGTATGGGATCGCGGGACGCTGTTTGGCCTGCAAACCGGTGGGCGCACGGAGTCCATTCTGATGTCGATGCCGCCGCTGGTGCGCTGGGAATACAGCTACGCGCCAAAAGAAGGCAGCCCGGAGGCTGCCTTGAGTGAGTTTATTCGGGTTCGGGACTGGGTGTAA